GGGGGCAGCCCATTGACAGCCCCTCCTTCTACATCGTGCCAGGACAAACCCAGCCGGACTCGGCAGTTGAAATTACGTCCCGCGTGGGCCTGCGCCGGGGGGCGGACTTGCCGTGGCGTTTCCTGATGCGGGGCAATCCCTGGGTCTCGCCGGGAACACCAAGTGCGGGCACGACAGAAGCAGGACTTAACGGGTTGTGAGGACGGCCACGCCCTGAATCGCTGTGAGCTGCCCGGCCTCCACCTCGGCCCGCAGGGTCTGGAGCTGCTGTCTGTCCAGCCCTGCGCGGAACAGTCGCCAGGCGGCCTCGCGCAGTAACTCGTCGAACCACTGGGCGGTCTGAGCGCGGCGTCTGCCTGCCACGTCCACCTCCTGCACGTAGTCCAGCACTGCCGCCCAGACCTCCGGCACGCCCTCGCCAGTCAGGGCAGATGCCCGCAGGGCGCGGGGCCGCCAGGGGGCGTCGTGTGGGGTCAGGAGGTTCAGGGCCGCACGCAGTTCAGTCTGGGCACGCACCGCCGCCTTGGGAGCGCTATCGGCCTTATTCACCACACACAGGTCAGCCAACTCCATGATGCCGCGCTTGATCCCCTGCAGTTCGTCACCCGCGTTGGGCAGCGTGAGCAGTACGAACAGATCGGTCATGGCGGCAACCTGGGTCTCGCTCTGGCCCACGCCCACAGTTTCCACCAGCACCACGTCGTGGCCCGCCGCCTCGCACAGCGTGATGGCCTCGCGGGTGCGCCGCGCCACCCCACCCAGGTTGCCGCCCGCCGGACTGGGCCGGATGTAGGCGCCCGGGTGAACGGTCAGCCGGGGCATGCGGGTCTTGTCGCCCATGATTGAGCCGCCCGTGCGGGCACTGCTGGGGTCTACCGCCAGCACCGCCACCCGGTGACCCGCCTCGGCCAGGTGCAGGCCCAGCGCCTCAATAAAGGTGGACTTCCCTACCCCCGGGACTCCGGTCAGGCCCACACGAATGGACTTCCCAGCGTGCGGCGCAACGTCTGAGAGCAACTGCTGGGCCTGCGCCTCGTGATCGGCGCGCGTGGACTCGCTCAGGGTGATCGCGCGGGCCAGCGCGCGGCGGCTGCCGGCCAGCAAAGGCTCGGCTAGGGGATGGGCGGACATACGGCCATCATAGAGAAAGCCCCACCAGTGCGGCAGGGCCATCGGGGCGAATCACTTCGTATCCGGGGACTAGCGGCCCGCAGGTTGTGGATTCATGACCGAGAAGACGGCGCCCGCCGGATCGGTCAGCACGGCCATACGGCCAAATTCCATATCGAAGGGGGCCACCAGCACCTTGCCGCCGCTGCGCTCTGTCACCTGGGCGGCCTGATCCACATCCTCGGTGTAGAAGTAGACCATCCAGCCCCCCGCATCCACCGCCTCCCAGTTCTGGGCGTGGCCCGACACGCCCGCGAAGCCCGTTTCGCCGTGCATGAGCTGATGGTAGTCCGCGCCGGGAAGCTGCTGAGCGTCGGCCTTCAGGAGCTGACCGTAGAACGCAGTGGCCGACGCTGCATCATGGGTGTTGACCTCGGCCCAGACCAGGCGGCCCGGGCCGTTGTGCGCCGCGAAGCCGCCGTGCTGATCGTCCTCCCACAGCCCGAAGTTCGCTCCAGCGGGATCGGCAAACGTGGCGAGGCGGCCCTGATCGCCGATCTGCATGGGCCCGGCCAGCAGTTGCCCGCCCAGAGCTCTCGCCCGGCTGATGTCGGCTTCCAGATCCTCGCTGGCGAAATAGACCGTCCAGGCACTCCGTGTCCCCGGCGCTGAATACGGAGGCATCGGGCTGATGCCTGCGGCCTTGTTCCCGTGCAGGTGCGCGTTGGCGTGACCTCCGTATTCCTCAGAAATCTGGTATTCCCAGCCAAACAGGGCGGCATAGAATTGCCGACTCTCCTCTGGGTGGGGTGAATCCAGATCGGCCCAGATCGGTTCTCCGGCAGGAATGGGCGACGGCGTGACGGGCGTGAGCGTCTGGGGCTGGGACATGGATTGTGCCTCCTGTTGGATTGGGCTTCAACAGCAGCTTAAGCCACAATCGTCTTTCTGTCAAGAGCGTAATTAATTGGGCCCATTCCGTTCTCGCAGCAGCCGTAGCACCTCGTGTGCGCTGGTCAGAATGGGGGTACCAGGGCCGAAGATGCCCGCCACGCCCGCCTCCTGCAGGGACGCGTGGTCCTGCCGAGGAATCACGCCGCCCGCGATCACCAAAATGTCGTCCGCCTCCTGATCCTTCAGGGCAGCGATCAGTTGTGGAATCAGCGTCCTGTGGCCTGCGGCCTGCGAGCTGACGCCGATCACGTGCACATCGTTCTCCACGGCCTGCCGCGCGGCCTCCTCGGGCGTCTGGAACAGTGGGCCCACATCCACGTCAAAGCCCAGATCGGCGAAGCCAGTGGCAATAACCTTTGCCCCCCGGTCGTGGCCGTCCTGGCCCATCTTGACCACCAGCATGCGCGGGCGGCGGCCCTCGGCCTCGGCAAACGCTTCAATGTCGTGTTGCAGCGCGGCGAAACCCTCGTCCCCCACGTATCCCTGAGCGTAGACGCCGCTCAGGGTACGGACCTCGGCGGCGTGACGGCCCCAGACCCGCTCCAACGCCTCCGAAACCTCGCCCACCGTGCAGCGCGCGCGCATGGCCTCCACCGACAGGGCCAGCAGGTTGCCGCTTCCCGTGCGGGCGGCGTCCTCCAGCGCGTCCAGCGCCGACTGGACGGCCTGTGGATCACGTGCGGCCCGCACCTGTTCCAGTCGTCGGATCTGCGACTCGCGCACGGCGTCGTTGTCGATGTCCAGCAGCTCCACAGAGGTCTGCTCCGGGGGCTGGTACTTGTTGACGCCCACGATCACGTCCTCACCCCGGTCAATGCGGGCCTGCTTGCGGGCGGCACTTTCCTCGATCCTCAGTTTGGGAATCCCGGCCTCGATGGCCTTGGCCATGCCGCCCAGTTCTTCGACCTCACGCATCAGTTCGCGGGCCTTCTCGGCCAGGTCGAAGGTGAGCCGTTCCATCAGATACGAGCCGCCCCAGGGGTCCACGACGTCCGGGATGCCGGTTTCCTCCTGAATCAGCAATTGCGTGTTGCGGGCAATCCGCGCCGAGAATTCGGTGGGCAGACCAATCGCCTCATCGAAAGCGTTGGTGTGCAGGCTCTGGGTGCCGCCGAATACGGCCGCCATCGCCTCGATCGCCGTGCGCACGACGTTGTTGTACGGGTCCTGCTCGGTCAGGGACCAGCCAGAGGTCTGGCAGTGCGTCCGCAGCGCGCGGCTCATCGGATTCTTCGGCCCGAAGCCGGCCATGATCTCGTCCCACAGCAGACGGGCGGCGCGCAGCTTGGCGACCTCGGTGTAGAAGTTCATGCCGATGGCGAAGAAGAAGCTCAGCCGGGGGGCAAAGGCGTCCACGTCCAGCCCCCGCTGGAGCGCCGCCCGCACGTATTCCAGGCCGTCAGCCAGGGTGTAGGCCAGCTCCAGCGCGGCATTCGCGCCCGCCTCCTGCAGGTGGTAACCGCTGATGGAGATGGAATTGAAGCGCGGCATCTTCTCGGCCGTGAAGGCGATGATGTCGGCCACGATCCGCATGGACGGTTCAGGTGGGTAGATGTAGGTGTTGCGAACCATGAACTCTTTGAGGATGTCGTTCTGGATGGTACCGGAGAGCTGCTCCAGGCTGGCCCCGCTCTCCTGCCCAGCCACGATGTATCCGGCCAGAATGGGCAGTACCGCGCCGTTCATGGTCATGGACACCGACATCTGGTCCAGGGGAATGCCATCGAAGAGGAGTTTCATGTCCTCCACGCTGTCGATGGCGACGCCGGCCTTGCCCACGTCGCCCACCACGCGCGGGTGGTCCGAGTCGTAGCCCCGGTGCGTGGCGAGATCGAAGGCCACCGACAGCCCCTTTTGTCCGGCAGCCAGATTGCGGCGGTAAAAGGCGTTGCTCGCCTCGGCGGTCGAGAAGCCTGCGTACTGCCGGATCGTCCAGGGCCGCGCCGCGTACATGGTGGCGCGTGGGCCACGCGTGTAGGGCGGCAGGCCGGGCAGGGTGTCGGCGGCTCCTTCGGGCAGATCGGCGCGGGTGTACAGCGCCTTAAGGGTCAATCCTTCAGGGGTAACGCGGTTCAGGGTCTCGGGTTCCGCGCCCCTCAGATCCTTGCGGGCCAGCGCCTTCCAGGCGTCCAGCTTGGGTGTGTCTTGCTCGATCATGCTCTTCAGCCTCCGTGTGGGGTCATGATGCCACGCGTGGGCCTAACGAGCGTTAGGAGGACCCTGAGACGTTCGGGGCACAGCTCACCTTCCCTCTGCGACCGCCTGGGTCAGGGCTTCCTCGATCCCGCGTCCCCGCCAGCCGGTTTCCAGGGCCTGGGCCTCGCTTCCATTCCATACCAGATGCGCGCCAATCACGGCCCCCCCGGCAATCGCCAGGGCAGCGGCCCTGACCTGCTCCAGCGGTGCGTCGGGGCACAGGCGGGCGGCGGCGCTTCGCAGGGTGGGGGCCAGCGGCAGGGGAGGGCGGGTCACGCGGACACGGGCAGGCAGGCTCACCTCCACAGGGTACACATTCGGCTTAAAAGGAGGAACGGGTGTGAAATTCTGCGCTGTGCCGCACGCCGTTTTGAATCCGAATACAATGCTTGCCGATGACCGATAGACCAGGATCCACCGGATGAGGACGTACCACCGATGCGCGCGCTAGCGTGGTTGTTGACCGTCGTGCTGTTCGCCTTCGCGCTGGGGATGGCCGTGCTGACCCTGGGAGCCTTCGCCTCCCTGGGTTCTGCCGCGCCGCTGTGGCTGCGCTCGGTGGGGAGCCTGGAACACGCCATGAGCGCTCAGCTCGGGCTGTCCAGCCTGACCAATTTTGCGCGCGCCCTGGGCCTGGCTGTGCTAACCAGCGCCCTGGCCGGGCTGGCGGCCTACGTCAAGCCGAGGGCCTGAGACGGCGCTGATCGGGCCAGCCCTTAGCTCAGCGCCTGACTGAAGCTGTGTGCGGCGCGCAGTTTCATATCCTCAAGAGCGTTCCAGTCCGGGGTGACGCGGCGGAGCGCCTCGTCCACCAGGGCCGCCGCTGGCGGCGGAACAGGATGGCTGGGGGCGCCCGCGTCGGTGCAGAAGCCCCGGACCTTGGGATCGTAGGCGACGCCGGAAAACGGCGTGCCGGCGGCGGCAGCCAGAATCACGGCGTGCAAACGCACACCGATCACGTAGCCGCTGCGGGCGATGGCGTCCAGTGCCGTTTGCGGGTCACGGGTGCTGACGACCACATTGGCCCCCAGCGCGTGTGCGGCCACGTCGTCGTGGTCTGGCATGAAGCTCAGGGCCGTGACATGCCGCCCGGCGCGGCGCAGCTGGAGGGTCACGTCCCGCAGCGGTTCCAGCGCCTCTGTGACGTCCCCGCGCGGGGCGATGATGACGCTCCGCAGGTCTCGCGTCAGCTCCGGCGTGGGCGTCAGCAGCAGGGCCGGATCGCCGCCCAGTTCGCCTTTCAGGCCCAGACCCTCCAGGGTCTCCAGACTGCCCGCATCCCGCACGATGATCCGCAGACCAGTCAGGGCGGCGGCCACCTTGCGCCCGCCCTCCGGCGACAGCGGGCCGACGCTCTGGTTGAAGATCACCACGCGCTTGCCCAGGAAGCGGGCCAGCCGGATCACGCCCAGGTAGTAGCTCAGCGTCCGGGCACTCGTCTTGTCCTGAAGCAGGCCGCCGCCCCCGCTGAGCAGAACGCTTGAACGGGCCACCGCCGCGAGCAGCGGCCCCGGCTTCATGCGCGCCGCTGCCTCGCTGCCGAAGGCCTGGGCCGATTCCTGGGGCGTGTTCGAGAGCAGCAGCGGCGTCATGCCGCGCTTGCGGATCTCGCGTGTGATCGCCAGGGCAATTGCCTCGTCGCCGGTGTTGCCGAAGCCGTAATAGCCGCTGACGGCCACCCGGCGGGTCACGCCTGGCCTCTGGAGCCAGCGCCCGCGCTCAGGCGCGGCGAGCCGTAGGTGTTCCACAGCCGCATCCCGGACCTCAGCACCCAGATGGCGATGACGCCCAGCAGCAGCCCCAGCCCCAGCCCGATGAACACGCGGGCTGCGCTGATCAGCAGCGGCGTGTGAAAGTGCGAGAAGGTGTTCAGGATGCTGGATTGCCCCACCACCCCCGCCAGGATCAGCAGGCCGCTGAAGTAGCCGGGCAGCGTGCCGCTCAGCCCCAGCACCGCCAGCGGATGTGCGGCGATCTCCTTGAAGCGCGGACGGATGATCGAGTCCTGCACCTCGCGCCGCAGGGACGCCTCGAATTCGCTGGCCGAGCCGCCGGTGGCGTTGCCGCGACGCTCATAGACCAGCGACAGCAGGATCAGCCCCAGGCCCATCACGGCTACGTCACCCAACCGAATGGGTGCGGCGTAGATGTCGGCGGCGGTCTTGCGGATGTCCTGGCGTGGCAGAAAGCTCAGGGCCACCAGCAGCAACGGCAGCAGCAGGGTCAGGCCCACCCCCCGGAACGGTTCGAGGCCCAGCGTGCTCTCACGGCTGGCCCCCAGCGCCGAGACGAACAGCACCCCCACTAGACTCAGGCCAGTGGCCAGGAACCAGTCGGTGACCTTTGAGCGTCTCAGGACCAGCCCCAGCGCCGGGAAGCTCACGGCGGCCACCAGCGCGGCGCTCTCGAAGGGGTGCAGGGTGTTCAGGCCGAATGCCAGCAGCGCCACCACGCCCGCCGCGATCACGCCCAGCCTGGCCAGCGGGAAGCTCAGGCCTAGCAGCAACAGCGCGGCCAGCGGCCCGATCATGCTCAGCGCCTTCAGCACCGGGCTGGGGGTAAAGAAACCCACCTGCGGGGCTGCCAGCTTCACGCCGGAACGCTTCAGCAGTTCCTGGGTGCGGCCCAGCATGGCCTCGGTCTCGTTGATGGTGGGGTAGGGGCGCAGGTACAGCAGCCGCATGCCTCGCTCGCGGGCGGCCAGATTGTACTTGCTCGCCACGTCCAGCGGCTCCAGCTGGTTCTGGTAGCTGGGGGCCAGCGCGAACAGCCGCACCCCACCGTGCGTCTCCACCAGTTCCTCCAGCCCGTCCTGAATGTTGCCCTCGATGATGGCGGGCAGGCGGTTGCCCATCGCCTTGTCCACCTGCGCCAGCAGTTCCGGCGTGCGCGCCCCGATCACCTCATCGCCGGTGAAGGCGATGAACGGCACGTCCGGCCAGTCCGCGCCCACCTTCGCCGTCGGCACCGCGTCGTCCTGATAGGGCCGGTAGACCAGCACCATGCCCTGCTCCTTGAAGTCGCCCACCGCCGCCGTGTCCGGCCCAGCAGGCAGGAAACGCGGGTCACTGGGCCACTCGACCCAGGTCTGGCCCCCGATGGTCACCTCACGCGTGGGGATGGTGTAGCGGTTTCGCAACGCCTCAGCAATGGCGGGCGTGGCGGTTTTCATGTACACGGCGTTGGTCCTGACCTGCTGCCCCGGAAAATCTGCCGCCAGATCCGCGCCGCTTTTCAGGTACAGCTCGCCGCGCTGCTCCAGGCTGGCGACGGTGTCCTCGTACAGCGCCAGACCATTGACGCCCAGCGCCTTGTACCGGTCCAGCAGCGCCTGCGGCTCCAGACCAAAGCGGCGGGCCTGAACCACCAGCGCCGGGTAGTCCATGACCAGGGCTGCCGTCTTCTGCGCCTGCTCGAACTGCACGCGCTGGAACGCCAGCAGGAGTGCCGGAATGAGCGACAGCGCCACCAGGCCCAGCAACAGCGGGGTCCAGGGATGACGGGTGGCGGGCGGCAGTGACGCGGGTGAGAGCGGGGCAGGCTGGTGGAATGGGGCGCGGTTCGGGTCGGTCACAG
This genomic interval from Deinococcus humi contains the following:
- the meaB gene encoding methylmalonyl Co-A mutase-associated GTPase MeaB, translated to MSAHPLAEPLLAGSRRALARAITLSESTRADHEAQAQQLLSDVAPHAGKSIRVGLTGVPGVGKSTFIEALGLHLAEAGHRVAVLAVDPSSARTGGSIMGDKTRMPRLTVHPGAYIRPSPAGGNLGGVARRTREAITLCEAAGHDVVLVETVGVGQSETQVAAMTDLFVLLTLPNAGDELQGIKRGIMELADLCVVNKADSAPKAAVRAQTELRAALNLLTPHDAPWRPRALRASALTGEGVPEVWAAVLDYVQEVDVAGRRRAQTAQWFDELLREAAWRLFRAGLDRQQLQTLRAEVEAGQLTAIQGVAVLTTR
- a CDS encoding VOC family protein, coding for MSQPQTLTPVTPSPIPAGEPIWADLDSPHPEESRQFYAALFGWEYQISEEYGGHANAHLHGNKAAGISPMPPYSAPGTRSAWTVYFASEDLEADISRARALGGQLLAGPMQIGDQGRLATFADPAGANFGLWEDDQHGGFAAHNGPGRLVWAEVNTHDAASATAFYGQLLKADAQQLPGADYHQLMHGETGFAGVSGHAQNWEAVDAGGWMVYFYTEDVDQAAQVTERSGGKVLVAPFDMEFGRMAVLTDPAGAVFSVMNPQPAGR
- the scpA gene encoding methylmalonyl-CoA mutase, encoding MIEQDTPKLDAWKALARKDLRGAEPETLNRVTPEGLTLKALYTRADLPEGAADTLPGLPPYTRGPRATMYAARPWTIRQYAGFSTAEASNAFYRRNLAAGQKGLSVAFDLATHRGYDSDHPRVVGDVGKAGVAIDSVEDMKLLFDGIPLDQMSVSMTMNGAVLPILAGYIVAGQESGASLEQLSGTIQNDILKEFMVRNTYIYPPEPSMRIVADIIAFTAEKMPRFNSISISGYHLQEAGANAALELAYTLADGLEYVRAALQRGLDVDAFAPRLSFFFAIGMNFYTEVAKLRAARLLWDEIMAGFGPKNPMSRALRTHCQTSGWSLTEQDPYNNVVRTAIEAMAAVFGGTQSLHTNAFDEAIGLPTEFSARIARNTQLLIQEETGIPDVVDPWGGSYLMERLTFDLAEKARELMREVEELGGMAKAIEAGIPKLRIEESAARKQARIDRGEDVIVGVNKYQPPEQTSVELLDIDNDAVRESQIRRLEQVRAARDPQAVQSALDALEDAARTGSGNLLALSVEAMRARCTVGEVSEALERVWGRHAAEVRTLSGVYAQGYVGDEGFAALQHDIEAFAEAEGRRPRMLVVKMGQDGHDRGAKVIATGFADLGFDVDVGPLFQTPEEAARQAVENDVHVIGVSSQAAGHRTLIPQLIAALKDQEADDILVIAGGVIPRQDHASLQEAGVAGIFGPGTPILTSAHEVLRLLRERNGPN
- the csaB gene encoding polysaccharide pyruvyl transferase CsaB, which encodes MTRRVAVSGYYGFGNTGDEAIALAITREIRKRGMTPLLLSNTPQESAQAFGSEAAARMKPGPLLAAVARSSVLLSGGGGLLQDKTSARTLSYYLGVIRLARFLGKRVVIFNQSVGPLSPEGGRKVAAALTGLRIIVRDAGSLETLEGLGLKGELGGDPALLLTPTPELTRDLRSVIIAPRGDVTEALEPLRDVTLQLRRAGRHVTALSFMPDHDDVAAHALGANVVVSTRDPQTALDAIARSGYVIGVRLHAVILAAAAGTPFSGVAYDPKVRGFCTDAGAPSHPVPPPAAALVDEALRRVTPDWNALEDMKLRAAHSFSQALS
- a CDS encoding DUF5693 family protein; the protein is MTDPNRAPFHQPAPLSPASLPPATRHPWTPLLLGLVALSLIPALLLAFQRVQFEQAQKTAALVMDYPALVVQARRFGLEPQALLDRYKALGVNGLALYEDTVASLEQRGELYLKSGADLAADFPGQQVRTNAVYMKTATPAIAEALRNRYTIPTREVTIGGQTWVEWPSDPRFLPAGPDTAAVGDFKEQGMVLVYRPYQDDAVPTAKVGADWPDVPFIAFTGDEVIGARTPELLAQVDKAMGNRLPAIIEGNIQDGLEELVETHGGVRLFALAPSYQNQLEPLDVASKYNLAARERGMRLLYLRPYPTINETEAMLGRTQELLKRSGVKLAAPQVGFFTPSPVLKALSMIGPLAALLLLGLSFPLARLGVIAAGVVALLAFGLNTLHPFESAALVAAVSFPALGLVLRRSKVTDWFLATGLSLVGVLFVSALGASRESTLGLEPFRGVGLTLLLPLLLVALSFLPRQDIRKTAADIYAAPIRLGDVAVMGLGLILLSLVYERRGNATGGSASEFEASLRREVQDSIIRPRFKEIAAHPLAVLGLSGTLPGYFSGLLILAGVVGQSSILNTFSHFHTPLLISAARVFIGLGLGLLLGVIAIWVLRSGMRLWNTYGSPRLSAGAGSRGQA